A region from the Cannabis sativa cultivar Pink pepper isolate KNU-18-1 chromosome 9, ASM2916894v1, whole genome shotgun sequence genome encodes:
- the LOC115723009 gene encoding psbQ-like protein 3, chloroplastic has translation MKMAVKPLPLPLPLFNCCSSCCSKPATSVGVNLSKASGRRGIVMVGITIIVGSLGFNCGQKLANGLEMGMVSPDQTVEEAQKGIRGHVVALLKVKDLIDSHSWSEAQKALRKTSAYVKLDLYTIIQASPPTQRSLLRKLYFQLSNNVSNLDYAARDKDAIRVLKCYDNIVVAVNDILSTISSI, from the exons CCTTATTCAACTGCTGCTCATCATGTTGTTCGAAACCAGCAACTAGTGTGGGTGTGAATCTGAGCAAGGCCTCAGGCAGAAGGGGAATTGTAATGGTGGGTATTACTATTATAGTTGGGTCATTGGGTTTCAATTGTGGTCAGAAATTGGCAAATGGGTTGGAGATGGGAATGGTGAGTCCGGATCAGACAGTTGAGGAAGCCCAGAAAGGAATAAGAGGGCATGTTGTTGCTCTGTTAAAGGTCAAAGATTTAATTGATTCACACTCATGGAGTGAAGCTCAGAAGGCTCTTAGAAAGACCTCTGCCTATGTCAAGCTTGATTTGTATACTATTATTCAAGCTAGCCCTCCAACTCAAAGGTCTCTACTTAGAAAGCTCTATTTTCAACTTTCCAACAATGTCTCCAAT CTAGATTATGCAGCAAGGGATAAGGATGCAATTCGTGTGTTGAAGTGCTATGATAACATTGTGGTGGCTGTCAATGACATCTTATCCACAATTTCATCCATTTAG